A single Oryctolagus cuniculus chromosome 18, mOryCun1.1, whole genome shotgun sequence DNA region contains:
- the LRFN3 gene encoding leucine-rich repeat and fibronectin type-III domain-containing protein 3 translates to MAVLPLLLCLLPLAPASSPPQPATPSPCPRRCRCQTQSLPLSVLCPGAGLLFVPPSLDRRAAELRLADNFIAAVRRRDLANMTGLLHLSLSRNTIRHVAAGAFADLRALRALHLDGNRLTSLGEGQLRGLVNLRHLILSNNQLAALAAGALDDCAETLEDLDLSYNNLEQLPWEALGRLGNVNTLGLDHNLLASVPAGAFSRLHKLARLDMTSNRLTTIPPDPLFSRLPLLARPRGSPASALVLAFGGNPLHCNCELVWLRRLAREDDLEACASPPALGGRYFWAVGEEEFVCEPPVVTHRSPPLAVPAGRPAALRCRAVGDPEPRVRWVSPQGRLLGNSSRARAFPNGTLELLVTEPGDGGIFTCIAANAAGEATAAVELTVGPPPPPQLANSTSCDPPRDGEPDALTPPSAASASAKVADTVSPTDRGVQVTEHGATAALVQWPEQQPLPGIRMYQIQYNSSADDILVYRMIPADSHSFLLSDLASGRTYDLCVLAVYEDGATGLTATRPVGCARFSTEPALRPCGAPHAPFLGGTMIIALGGVIVASVLVFIFVLLMRYKVHGGQPPGKAKATAPVSSVCSQTNGALGPAPAAPAPEPAAPRAHTVVQLDCEPWGPSHEPAGP, encoded by the exons ATGGCCGTCCTCCCgctgctcctctgcctgctgccgcTGGCCCCCGCCTCGTCTCCACCCCAGCCGGCCACGCCCAGCCCGTGTCCCCGTCGCTGCCGCTGCCAGACCCAGTCACTGCCCCTGAGCGTGCTGTGCCCGGGGGCCGGCCTCTTGTTCGTGCCACCCTCGCTGGACCGCCGGGCAGCTGAGCTGCGCCTGGCCGACAACTTCATCGCGGCCGTGCGCCGCCGCGACCTGGCCAACATGACGGGCCTGCTGCACCTGAGCTTGTCCCGAAACACCATCCGCCACGTGGCGGCCGGCGCCTTCGCCGACCTGCGCGCCCTGCGCGCCCTGCACCTGGACGGCAACCGGCTGACCTCGCTGGGCGAGGGCCAGCTGCGCGGCCTGGTGAACTTGCGCCACCTCATCCTAAGCAATAACCAGCTGGCGGCGCTGGCGGCCGGGGCCCTGGACGACTGCGCCGAGACGCTGGAGGACCTCGACCTGTCCTACAACAACCTGGAGCAGCTgccctgggaggccctgggccGCCTGGGCAACGTCAACACGCTGGGCCTCGACCACAACCTGCTGGCGTCCGTGCCCGCCGGTGCCTTCTCCCGCCTGCACAAGCTGGCGCGGCTGGACATGACTTCCAACCGCCTCACCACCATCCCGCCCGACCCCCTCTTCTCCCGCCTGCCGCTGCTCGCCAGGCCCCGGGGCTCCCCGGCCTCCGCCCTGGTGCTGGCCTTCGGCGGGAACCCGCTGCACTGCAACTGTGAGCTGGTGTGGCTGCGGCGCCTGGCGCGGGAGGACGACCTGGAGGCCTGCGCCTCGCCTCCTGCCCTGGGCGGCCGCTACTTCTGGGCCGTGGGTGAGGAGGAGTTTGTGTGCGAGCCGCCCGTGGTGACCCACCGCTCGCCACCCCTGGCGGTGCCCGCGGGCCGGCCGGCCGCCCTGCGCTGCCGGGCCGTGGGGGACCCGGAGCCCCGCGTGCGCTGGGTGTCGCCCCAGGGCCGGTTGCTGGGCAACTCGAGCCGAGCCCGCGCCTTCCCTAACGGGACCCTGGAGCTGCTGGTGACCGAGCCGGGCGACGGCGGCATCTTCACCTGCATCGCCGCCAACGCGGCCGGCGAGGCCACGGCTGCCGTGGAACTGACCGTGggtcctcccccgcccccccagctaGCCAACAGCACTAGCTGTGACCCCCCGCGGGACGGGGAGCCGGATGCCCTCACCCCGCCCTCCGCCGCCTCTGCCTCCGCAAAGGTGGCTGACACCGTGTCCCCCACCGACCGGGGCGTCCAGGTGACTGAGCACGGGGCCACCGCTGCCCTCGTCCAGTGGCCGGAGCAGCAGCCTCTCCCTGGCATCCGCATGTACCAGATCCAGTACAACAGCTCGGCCGATGACATCCTCGTGtacag GATGATCCCCGCGGACAGCCACTCCTTTCTGCTCAGCGACCTGGCATCAGGCCGCACCTACGATCTGTGCGTGCTGGCCGTGTACGAGGATGGCGCCACCGGGCTGACGGCCACGCGGCCCGTGGGCTGCGCCCGCTTCTCCACGGAACCCGCGCTGCGGCCGTGCGGCGCCCCGCACGCACCCTTCCTGGGCGGCACGATGATCATCGCGCTGGGTGGTGTCATCGTGGCATCCGTCCTGGTCTTCATCTTCGTGCTGCTCATGCGCTATAAGGTGCACGGCGGCCAGCCCCCAGGCAAGGCCAAGGCGACCGCGCCCGTCAGCAGCGTCTGCTCCCAGACCAACGGCGCCCTGGGCCCGGCGCCCGCCGCACCTGCCCCTGAGCCCGCCGCGCCCAGGGCCCACACCGTGGTCCAGCTGGACTGCGAGCCCTGGGGGCCCAGCCACGAACCTGCGGGGCCCTAG